Proteins encoded together in one Juglans regia cultivar Chandler chromosome 9, Walnut 2.0, whole genome shotgun sequence window:
- the LOC109004235 gene encoding type I inositol polyphosphate 5-phosphatase 2-like isoform X2 has protein sequence MVMKKWLNIKPKAYDFSADEVDTESEDDVYSLKDERMHVPEDLAHRIQENQFIRPSQTSGYRSRHRRGKSETLRVQYINTKIVRVTIGTWNVAGRLPYQDLEIDDWLCTEEPADIYIIGFQEVVPLNAGNVLGAEDTRPIPKWEEIIRKTLNKSLEPESKHKSYSAPPSPVLRTSSVFDMLASEADAHSVTMKNKEYVRTTKCYDMEPEALDKGVNIGMNLQLKRIYGFDCDSSLDWPEHSLDAAPQVISSSSKLRRVFSSSARIGFNLTEKHFALDGRRLKRMHYSSGNLGLMWMEQKEKPEVLDSLSDMSNTFSDEEDDKFLELPEEEEHNCEVSENYVKSRTRFVRVVSKQMVGIYVSVWVRKMLRRHINNLEVSPVGVGLMGYMGNKGSVSVSMSLFQSRMCFVCSHLTSGQKDGAEQRRNSDVYEIIRRTHFSSIFDTDQPLTIPSHDQIFWFGDLNYRINMLDAEVRKLVDLRRWDELLNNDQLSKELRSGHVFDGWKEGVIDFPPTYKYEINSDRYVGENPKEGEKKRSPAWCDRILWLGKGIKQLSYKMAEIRLSDHRPVCSDFLVEVEVLDHRKLRRALNYNSALDD, from the exons ATGGTGATGAAAAAGTGGTTGAATATCAAGCCTAAGGCGTATGATTTTAGTGCAGATGAGGTTGACACCGAAAGTGAAGATGATG TGTATTCTCTTAAGGATGAAAGAATGCACGTGCCTGAGGATCTTGCCCATAGGATACAGGAAAACCAATTCATACGCCCCAGTCAAACTTCAG GTTATCGGTCAAGACACAGGAGAGGGAAATCAGAAACTTTGCGTGTGCAATACATAAATACAAAGATTGTGAG GGTGACAATTGGCACTTGGAATGTTGCTGGAAGACTTCCATACCAAGATCTTGAGATTGATGACTGGCTTTGTACAGAAGAGCCAGCAGATATTTACATTATTGG TTTCCAAGAGGTAGTCCCTTTGAATGCTGGGAATGTACTGGGAGCAGAGGATACCAGGCCCATTCCAAAATGGGAGGAGATCATACGAAAAACTCTCAACAAGTCTTTGGAACCTGAAAGCAAACACAAAAGCTATAGTGCCCCACCCTCCCCTGTGTTGAGGACTTCCTCTGTTTTTGACATGCTTGCATCCGAGGCTGATGCTCATTCAGTAACAATGAAGAACAAGGAATATGTCAGGACAACAAAATGTTATGACATGGAACCAGAGGCACTGGATAAAGGAGTTAACATTGGAATGAATTTACAATTGAAGAGAATATATGGCTTTGATTGTGACAGTAGTTTAGACTGGCCTGAGCATTCATTAGACGCAGCCCCTCAGGTTATCTCCTCCAGTTCAAAATTGCGAAGAGTCTTTAGCAGTTCCGCTAGAATTGGCTTTAACTTGACAGAGAAACATTTTGCATTAGATGGTAGAAGATTGAAACGTATGCACTATAGCTCTGGTAATCTAGGCTTGATGTGGATGGAGCAGAAAGAGAAGCCTGAAGTTCTTGATTCTCTCTCTGATATGTCCAACACTTTTTCTGATGAGGAAGATGACAAATTTCTTGAATTACCAGAGGAGGAGGAGCATAATTGTGAAGTTAGCGAAAATTATGTGAAGTCACGTACTAGATTTGTGAGAGTTGTCAGCAAGCAGATGGTAGGGATATATGTATCGGTTTGGGTGCGCAAGATGCTGAGAAGGCATATTAATAATTTGGAAGTTTCTCCCGTTGGAGTTGGTCTAATGGGCTACATGGGAAACAAG GGCTCTGTTTCTGTAAGTATGTCATTGTTTCAATCACGGATGTGCTTTGTTTGTTCTCATCTGACCTCTGGTCAGAAGGATGGGGCTGAGCAGAGGCGAAATTCTGATGTGTATGAAATAATACGACGTACCCATTTCTCATCTATCTTCGATACAGATCAACCACTGACTATTCCTTCTCATGA TCAGATATTCTGGTTTGGGGATTTGAATTATCGTATCAACATGTTAGACGCTGAAGTTAGGAAACTGGTTGATCTTAGAAGGTGGGATGAACTTCTCAACAACGATCAG CTAAGCAAAGAACTTCGGAGTGGGCATGTATTTGATGGATGGAAAGAAGGGGTGATAGACTTTCCACCCACTTACAAGTATGAAATCAATTCCGATAGATATGTGGGTGAGAACCCAAAAGAAGGGGAGAAGAAGAGATCTCCGGCCTG GTGTGATCGTATATTGTGGTTGGGAAAAGGTATAAAACAACTTTCCTACAAAATGGCTGAAATAAGACTCTCAGATCATCGACCAGTTTGTTCAGATTTTTTGGTTGAAGTTGAAGTCCTAGACCATCGGAAGCTGCGAAGGGCTCTCAATTACAACAGTGCCCTGGACGATTAG
- the LOC118349434 gene encoding protein FAR1-RELATED SEQUENCE 5-like gives MDSDMEHADIEYDEVKVDNENECAEIIDEPNVGMIFSSGEYILSYYMKYGKHEGFGVCKQNSKQDDDGNVRWFTLVFVREGTSKSKATNVLKARQTDKIGYMVKINVTMNDEGVYILTKVNLEHTHICSPGKARYFKCFKKIDTHVVKRLEINDEIEIQMSNNFKSLVVEAGGYDKLSFGENECQNYIDKERQLRLGVDGVEALYAQSRGMYELFGDVITFDKTYLTNAYKMPFAPFVGVNHNGQSIIFGCELISNEDAHTFEWLFKSWLKCMKDQPPSAIITYQDKAIQIVIARVFPASRHHFCL, from the exons ATGGATTCCGATATGGAACACGCAGATATTGAGTATGACGAGGTAAAAGTTGATAATGAGAACGAATGTGCTGAAATAATCGATGAACCTAATGTCGGAATGATATTTTCATCTGGAGAATACATTTTGTCTTACTATATGAAGTATGGTAAGCATGAGGGATTTGGGGTGTGTaaacaaaattctaaacaaGATGATGACGGTAATGTTAGATGGTTTACCTTAGTATTTGTGAGGGAAGGCACATCAAAGAGTAAGGCTACTAATGTGCTCAAGGCAAGACAAACGGATAAAATAGGGTATATGGTCAAGATTAATGTGACGATGAATGATGAAGGTGTATATATCCTGACTAAAGTAAACTTGGAGCACACACACATTTGTAGTCCGGGAAAGGCAAGAtatttcaaatgttttaagAAGATTGATACTCATGTAGTTAAAAGActtgaaataaatgatgagaTAGAAATACAAATGTCAAATAATTTCAAGTCTCTAGTTGTTGAGGCGGGGGGTTACGATAAACTATCATTCGGGGAGAATGAGTGTCAAAACTATATTGACAAAGAAAGACAACTTCGTCTCGGGGTTGATGGCGTTGAAGCTCTAT ACGCCCAAAGTAGAGGTATGTATGAATTATTTGGAGATGTGATTACATTTGACAAAACATACCTGACTAATGCCTACAAGATGCCTTTTGCACCATTTGTGGGTGTGAATCACAATGGTCAGTCAATCATATTCGGGTGTGAATTGATATCCAATGAGGATGCACATACCTTTGAGTGGTTGTTTAAGTCATGGTTGAAGTGTATGAAGGACCAACCACCAAGTGCAATTATCACATACCAAGACAAGGCAATACAAATTGTAATTGCTAGGGTGTTTCCAGCGTCTAGACATCACTTCTGCTTGTGA
- the LOC109004235 gene encoding type I inositol polyphosphate 5-phosphatase 2-like isoform X1: MRTKREKRSEAFWPSMVMKKWLNIKPKAYDFSADEVDTESEDDVYSLKDERMHVPEDLAHRIQENQFIRPSQTSGYRSRHRRGKSETLRVQYINTKIVRVTIGTWNVAGRLPYQDLEIDDWLCTEEPADIYIIGFQEVVPLNAGNVLGAEDTRPIPKWEEIIRKTLNKSLEPESKHKSYSAPPSPVLRTSSVFDMLASEADAHSVTMKNKEYVRTTKCYDMEPEALDKGVNIGMNLQLKRIYGFDCDSSLDWPEHSLDAAPQVISSSSKLRRVFSSSARIGFNLTEKHFALDGRRLKRMHYSSGNLGLMWMEQKEKPEVLDSLSDMSNTFSDEEDDKFLELPEEEEHNCEVSENYVKSRTRFVRVVSKQMVGIYVSVWVRKMLRRHINNLEVSPVGVGLMGYMGNKGSVSVSMSLFQSRMCFVCSHLTSGQKDGAEQRRNSDVYEIIRRTHFSSIFDTDQPLTIPSHDQIFWFGDLNYRINMLDAEVRKLVDLRRWDELLNNDQLSKELRSGHVFDGWKEGVIDFPPTYKYEINSDRYVGENPKEGEKKRSPAWCDRILWLGKGIKQLSYKMAEIRLSDHRPVCSDFLVEVEVLDHRKLRRALNYNSALDD, encoded by the exons ATGAGAACCAAGCGAGAGAAGCGCTCTGAG GCCTTTTGGCCTTCCATGGTGATGAAAAAGTGGTTGAATATCAAGCCTAAGGCGTATGATTTTAGTGCAGATGAGGTTGACACCGAAAGTGAAGATGATG TGTATTCTCTTAAGGATGAAAGAATGCACGTGCCTGAGGATCTTGCCCATAGGATACAGGAAAACCAATTCATACGCCCCAGTCAAACTTCAG GTTATCGGTCAAGACACAGGAGAGGGAAATCAGAAACTTTGCGTGTGCAATACATAAATACAAAGATTGTGAG GGTGACAATTGGCACTTGGAATGTTGCTGGAAGACTTCCATACCAAGATCTTGAGATTGATGACTGGCTTTGTACAGAAGAGCCAGCAGATATTTACATTATTGG TTTCCAAGAGGTAGTCCCTTTGAATGCTGGGAATGTACTGGGAGCAGAGGATACCAGGCCCATTCCAAAATGGGAGGAGATCATACGAAAAACTCTCAACAAGTCTTTGGAACCTGAAAGCAAACACAAAAGCTATAGTGCCCCACCCTCCCCTGTGTTGAGGACTTCCTCTGTTTTTGACATGCTTGCATCCGAGGCTGATGCTCATTCAGTAACAATGAAGAACAAGGAATATGTCAGGACAACAAAATGTTATGACATGGAACCAGAGGCACTGGATAAAGGAGTTAACATTGGAATGAATTTACAATTGAAGAGAATATATGGCTTTGATTGTGACAGTAGTTTAGACTGGCCTGAGCATTCATTAGACGCAGCCCCTCAGGTTATCTCCTCCAGTTCAAAATTGCGAAGAGTCTTTAGCAGTTCCGCTAGAATTGGCTTTAACTTGACAGAGAAACATTTTGCATTAGATGGTAGAAGATTGAAACGTATGCACTATAGCTCTGGTAATCTAGGCTTGATGTGGATGGAGCAGAAAGAGAAGCCTGAAGTTCTTGATTCTCTCTCTGATATGTCCAACACTTTTTCTGATGAGGAAGATGACAAATTTCTTGAATTACCAGAGGAGGAGGAGCATAATTGTGAAGTTAGCGAAAATTATGTGAAGTCACGTACTAGATTTGTGAGAGTTGTCAGCAAGCAGATGGTAGGGATATATGTATCGGTTTGGGTGCGCAAGATGCTGAGAAGGCATATTAATAATTTGGAAGTTTCTCCCGTTGGAGTTGGTCTAATGGGCTACATGGGAAACAAG GGCTCTGTTTCTGTAAGTATGTCATTGTTTCAATCACGGATGTGCTTTGTTTGTTCTCATCTGACCTCTGGTCAGAAGGATGGGGCTGAGCAGAGGCGAAATTCTGATGTGTATGAAATAATACGACGTACCCATTTCTCATCTATCTTCGATACAGATCAACCACTGACTATTCCTTCTCATGA TCAGATATTCTGGTTTGGGGATTTGAATTATCGTATCAACATGTTAGACGCTGAAGTTAGGAAACTGGTTGATCTTAGAAGGTGGGATGAACTTCTCAACAACGATCAG CTAAGCAAAGAACTTCGGAGTGGGCATGTATTTGATGGATGGAAAGAAGGGGTGATAGACTTTCCACCCACTTACAAGTATGAAATCAATTCCGATAGATATGTGGGTGAGAACCCAAAAGAAGGGGAGAAGAAGAGATCTCCGGCCTG GTGTGATCGTATATTGTGGTTGGGAAAAGGTATAAAACAACTTTCCTACAAAATGGCTGAAATAAGACTCTCAGATCATCGACCAGTTTGTTCAGATTTTTTGGTTGAAGTTGAAGTCCTAGACCATCGGAAGCTGCGAAGGGCTCTCAATTACAACAGTGCCCTGGACGATTAG